The following nucleotide sequence is from Stigmatopora argus isolate UIUO_Sarg chromosome 18, RoL_Sarg_1.0, whole genome shotgun sequence.
aaccctaacccctaaccctaaccctaaccctaaccccctaaccctaaaccctaaccctaaccctaaccctaaccctaaaccctaccctacccctaccccaacccaaccccaaccccaacccaaccccaaccctaCTAACCctaacaaccctaaccctacccctaaccctaCCCCTCTAACCTTAACCCTTCAATTACAAGaagtaacttacttttgacgacttcaaagatggcgtacACACGTTGCATTCTGGGATACGTGAGGCATTCttggatatgtgatgcattctgggattgcacacatgtcgtcaattggatgagtaggccccgtaggtgacgtgattatgGGGCCAGAACCTGTAAACAAACCCCATGTTTACCATACTATTTAGAGCCgaggtactttttactttgaaaaattatAAGGCACACCATCATCTAAGGATGACTTTTGACCATCAAAAAGGCATTCAAAATATTGCCCCGGGGATAACGATCAAATAACAAATCTTAAAACTTTTAGAACTTACCTTACCACCCTAGGACGATTTTGAGTACAATGGGCAATTTTACCTTCAGATTTCTAGATGTGCAATGGGACAGAAATAACCCCCTAACCCCATAGCCCCCTAAACCCTTATCCTTACACTAACCTTAATCAATTACAAGTAACTTAGTTTTGCCGACTTAAGAGATGGCATCCCCACTttgcattctgggatatgtaATGCATTCttggatatgtgatgcattctgggattgcacgcatgtcgtcaattggacgaGTTGGACCCATAGGTGTTCTGATTAAGGGTCGGGAAAAaccctgtaacctatttagagctgcagttgtttttactttgaaaaaattacatggcacaccaacatctgaaaatcttataaattaaaatcaacaatataatgtcattctcattaaacctttatcaacaagtaTCAAATAAACCCtgcaaatatatttcaaatgttcacactgacaaggggaccacacgagctgagcaaaaatggccagaagctgagccaaaatggccacaagggtgcagcaaggggaccacatgagctgagccaaaatggccacaagggggcagagcaagtggaccacatgcgctgagccaaaatggccacaagggggtagCAAGGGGACCACATGAGCatggccaaaatggccgcaaggggacaacatgagctgagccaaaatggccacaagggggcagcgaggtgaccacacgagctgagccaaaatgtccACAAGGGGGCGGCGAGGTGACCACACGagatgagccaaaatggccgcaagggggcagccaggggaccacacgagcagagccaaaatggccacaaagggaccaagcactgagccaaaatggccacaaagggaccaagcactgagccaaaatggccacaaagggaccaagcactgagccaaaatggccacaaagggaccaagcactgagccaaaatggccacaaagggaccaagcactgagccaaaatggccacaaaggaaCCACGAGTTGagctaaaatggccacaaagggaccacaaGAGCAGGGCCAAAATGGTCACAAGAGGGAAGCAAGGTGACCACACGAACTGAGCCAAACTGGCCagaagggggcagcaaggggaccacacaagctgagccaaaatggccgcaaaggAACCTTatgagttgagccaaaatggccacaagagggaaataaggtaaccacacaaactgagccaaaatggccacaacgGGACCACAagggctgagccaaaatggccacaaggaaaccatacgaggtgagccaaaatggctgcaaggaaaccatacgagctgagctaaaatggccacaagCCCATACGAgcctagccaaaatggccacaagggggtagaaaggggaccacaagagctgagccaaaatggccacaaggggaccacacgagctgagctgaaatggccacaaggggaccacaggagttgagccaaaatggccacaagagggaaataaggtgaccacacaaactgagccaaaatggccacaaggggaccacacgagctaaggcaaaatggccacaagggggaaaaatgcgagcacacgaactgagccaaaatggctgcaagGGGACACACATGGGCTGAGCCAAAACGGCCAGGGATAGCCACAAGGGGGAAGAAAGGTGACCACACAAActgacccaagatggccgcaaGGGGACAAACACGAggcgagccaaaatggccaggagctgagccaaaatggcaacaagaGGGCCACAAGGGTACTACACGAGCTTAGCCCAAACGGCCGCAAGGGGACAAACACAAggcgagccaaaatggccaggagctagccaaaatggcaacaagaGGGCCACAAGGGTACTACACAAGCTTAGCCAAAATGACCACAAGGGAACCATTtcgagttgagccaaaatggcaacaagaGGGCCACAAGGGTACTACACAAGcttagccaaaatggccgcaagggaaccatttgagttgagccaaaatggcaacaagagggaagcaaggtgaccacacaaactgagccaaaatggccgcaagggaaccatacgagctgagccaaaacggccagaagctgagccaaaatggcaacaagagggccacaaggggaccacacaagCTTACCCAAAATGGCTGCAAGCGAACCAtacgagttgagccaaaatggccacaaggggaccacacgagggaagcaaggtgaccacacgaactgagccaaaatggccacaagggggaaaTAAGGTGACCACgatttgagccaaaatggccgcaaggggaTCACACAAGCAGAGCCTAAATGGCCACATGGGGGAAGAAAGGTGACCACacaaactgagccaaaatggccgcaaagggaccacacaagctgaacCAAAATTGCcaggagctgagccagaatggcaacAAGAGGGCCACAAGTGGAACACACGAGCTTagacaaaatggccgcaagggaacaacacgagctgagccaaaacgGCCACAAGGGTTAACCCTTACCCTAACACTAATCAAGTACAAGAAgcaacttacttttgacgacttcaacgaTGGCATCCACATGTTGCATTCTGGGATACATAATGCATTCTTTGATGtgttgcattctgggatgcgcgcatgtcgtcaattggacgaGTTGGACccataggtgacgtgattaagggtcggtagaagaacctgtaaacaAACCGTGTTTACCATCCTATTTAGAGCTGAGgtactttttacttaaaaacctgaaaattacaaggcacaccaTCATCTGAAATTcttataatttaaaattaacTATTTaatgtcattctcattaaacctttatcaacacgaatcaaataaaccctccaaaaaatatttcaaattcaaatgttcacACTCACCATTGTCACAAAAAGTTGCACCTAATACCACGACAAGGGACATGTGCCTAAATGGCCACAAGGTGGCAGCAAGAGACCTTATGACCTTAGCCTAAATGGCCAACGGCAAtaaatatactgcaataattttctaccaattatttattgctgaCCGCTGTGAAGGACTTATCGCCTATCCTAACCCTACCAACCCCATGATCAGATAGTAACAGGCACTAAACTTCAGTAAGAGATTTCGAATATGGCTCAAACTTAAGTTACTTtttataattaataattaataacagCGCCTAATACCACGACAAGGGAAAAACAGCAACCGAACTAAACGGAATTTCTTTAAAAGGACACCTACGTCTAATATGAGTGAATAAAACATCTAATATTCACCACTTTGAACACATGAATTTGCATTAGACGACAGCTTGAGACGAATTCAAAGATGGGGTCCACGCGTGGCGTTGATTAAGGGTCTGCCGAAGCACCTGTCGACTTAACAGCGTTTTTCCCAAAACTAtttgagctgcggtactttttactttgaaaaaattacaagtgACACTGGCTATTGTCGCAAAAAGTTGTACCCAATACCACAAGGAAAAAGAGCAAGCAAACAAAACGGAATGTCTTTAAAACGTCTAATATTAATGAATAGAACAGCCAGTAGTCGCcactttgaataaaatttaagacttacgGGGGTTTGGAACGTTAACATTTAATTCAACAATTTCGACGAAGCGTCACAATAAATAGTTAAAATAAACTAGTTTCAGCAAAAGATGCTAACGCCAAATGAACGTGCCAGAATACGCCAAAGGGgagaaaaacattaatcaataacAACACACTTACATTGGGCGACTGCTTGAGACGGCGTTCGACTTGTAAAATGGCGTCTCACACGTGGCGGCTTGCCTTTGTTCgaacaggaaacgcacaacgcgcatgcgtgggcaaaaagagggctttccgggtaatgaagtatactcgtgcacacaacaccctaaccctaacccaattttacttctattaaacacatgttattactattaaaccactagttatatgttactttgttaatagatggcaaattagaagaaataaaacattttttccaatccaatatcctattttttgtgttttttttcagagggcggaACGAAGTAACGCCCCCAcccttctctctgtccgtctctctctccgttcccccttcgaaatacgtctaactttacttctattaaacacattttattactattaaaccactagttatgtgttaatagatggcgaattagaagaaataaaacatttttttccaatccaatatcctattttttgtgtttttttcagagggcggaacgaattaacgcccccacccttctctctgtccgtctctctctccgttcccccttcgaaatacgtctaactttacttctattaaacacattttattactattaaaccactagttatgtgttaatagatggtgaattagaagaaataaaacatgttttccaatccaatatcctgtttttggtgttttttttcagagggttggaacgaattaacgcccccatccctcgctctgtccgtctctctctctcttcccccttcgaaattcgtctaattttacttctattaaacatgttattactattaaaaataGTAATACGTATTACACGAAAATCAGTTTTGTGCCCACACAGATTTAACGTCGGCAAAGGTTAAAGTCTGTGaatccaaacaacttccggttcacgttaCTTCAAAATAAGCTACAAAATGACTTGAACCTCATAGTGTAAAAACAGTTTGGAGAAAACacagttcagaaaaaaaaatgttcggaaaaaaCAGAGTTTGGAAAAATCAgtgcgtggaaaaaaaacagaatttggaaaaaaaaaaaaagccagcatTTGAGAAAAAACCCAGAGTCCGGGAGAAAAGACAGAGTTCTGGAAAAaatagtttggaaaaaaaaaaaaaacattggggaaaaaaaagtttgggaaaaaaaagagtttagAAAGAAGAGTTTGGGAAAAAAgtgtttgcaaaaaaagaaacggAACTACCGACGTCGGACCCACCGACGTCGCAACCACCGACTTTGGAAAACAATGATTTCGGAAACACCGACTTCAGAAACACGACTTCAAAAACACTGAGTTCGGAAACACCGACTACAAAAACACTCAGTTCGGAAACACCGACTTCTCTCAAGAGTATCCAGTCGAGAGAATTCACCTGCGATCTGAAGGGCGCCGCCATGTTGTTGCCCGTTAGATTAGCGGTTCAAGTTTGTGGCGCTCCATGTAGGTCCCCGCAACACAAGTGTGTTCAAAAAGCGCCAGTCACAAATCAGCATTCGCCTCATTCGTTTCTAACTTCGACTTTTTCCCCTTGGTAGTAAACCAGAGCCCAACTCGATAGAGGCATTCGAAAATTTCATTAAGGTGCTCAATTCACATCATTAtagaattcaattaaaatagaACATTACACAGGACAAGATAGAATTTCTAGATACGTTGTTTTCTTCTAAAAAAGATCAAAGTAGAAATAGAACAATACTGTGTCAATTCCTTACATAATGACTGATACGTATTTAAGATACGCCTTTCCGTCTTGGCTCTGGAAAAAAGAAGTCTCTAAAGTATTTCTCTTCCTTACCCTGATTCATTCGTATTTTTGGGTTCAAATGATGTCATCCGATTGGAAAGCTCAATCATCAATGCCCTATTTATGATGTAAAGAAATGATCAATGCAACTTTAATCCCAAATCTCCACTCTCAGAGATCATTGTCCAGGTAAGGGCGAGGCTTTCAAGTCAAACGCAGTCACGGTGTCTGACCCAAATGGCGCAGGGAAATAACAAATCATTACCCTTGTTCATTGACATGGTGCCTCATATTCTTTTGTCCATCCGTGTCCTATAAATGGGCACACCCTAACCCACGCCTGCGAGTTCCATTGCGAGATCAGCGAAATGTAGCTCTAGTACCAGCCTATGAATAATGAGCAGGGGAGTCAGACAAATTGTTTTTGAAGAGGAACTTTTGATCGATTTGGAAGGCCAGGACAGATTGTGCTGGTTTTAGTTTCTCTCCCTAATCGAGGACACGCCAGATCATCTACTACCTAGCCCGACAtgtcaaaatgtatttgtgtAGAATGCTAATCAAGCAGCAAATcataatgcaaaatattttcttttgacaTTTGTGTTATGAACTGcagtaaaaacaacaacccaaTAACTTCAGTTCAAATAATCAAGTAAATTGGACACGTCATTCCATTTCGAAAGGGTGAAAGAGCCCCTGGAAAATGTTACTGTCCATAAGGATGAAACTTATCTCACCCTCAGGTTTAGGGTTCACGCATCCACCTATGACTACAAACTTGTCCGTCCTTCTACCTGATTAAAAGTGATAAGAAATTTGCaggcattattattttttttttttacctcagccAGTCCGGTTGTACTCACAAGTCTTTCAGTCTACTGTGGTATCGTTTGTCACGGCAGTCGAGAATGACCTTTAGCATTTCTCCCCTGTAAGCCTCAGCTAGCTTCTGTGTCTTGGACGTGACAGTCGGTCCACAGCTGcttcaggtgtgtgtgtgtgtgcaggagGAAATCCACAACATCTTTTTGGAAAGCTGTGCACAGGGGCCGCGGTTGCGATGGGCTCCAGAGAAAGCTTGAGCTCTGAGGATTTCTTTTGGGTTCGGCTCGATTTGCTGGCGTCAATATCTCTGTTGTCAGCTGCCGTCTCTACTCGGGTCTGCTTTCCCTCCCTCGGCCGCTCCGCATACGGCCGATCTTAAGACCACAGAATGAAGGCCAaggaaaagaataaaaagagaaagagaaacttCTCCTCCAACTCTTTGATTTGCCGTCTCTGAGCTTCGATGAATTCTTCCAAGTCTTTGTTCCGCTAGGACGGGAAACATGAAAGCTAGAGTCAGGAAAGGTGGCGGGCGAGTGCGTGCGGGCCAGTGCGTGCGGGCGTGTGCGTGCGGTGCTGTTTTGCAGCCGGCTCTGACCTGTTGTGTGACTTGTAGCAGCTCCATCCTCTCCTTGAGGATCTGAGCATCTCGCTCCCTCAGCTCCACCATCACGGCTCTCTTCCATTGGTCCGTGGCGCTTCTGAGCACCTCCCTCTGCTCGTCTGTCATTACCTCGTTCACGCCGGCGTCTTTTACCTCTCGTCCGTCCGTTCCGGACTGGCCCTGCTGCAGCAGAACCTCGTACAACATGGCCTCCAGCTCTAGGATCCTCTGTGTGTGCGCGCACCCGCCCCACTCTTAACAACTTCACCGACCTTAAGCATAAAAATTGGTAAGAGGGCTTACCTTATGAGCCTCGTCCGTGGAGCGCTTCCTGAAGTCCAGTTCATCGTCCAGGTAGCCCTTCTGCTTGCAGAACAAATCCTTGCGCCGCACACCATAAAAGGTTTGCGGGCAGGTCGGCAGGACCGGCTCGACGGCGCTCGGCGGAAGTGGCGCGCTTACCTTCTCGCTTTCAATATCCAACATCTTTTGTCGCAGTGCCGTCTTTGTCACTTGGATGGATTCCAACCACTGTGGAAATGAGGTGGTTTTCATGCTGTTCTCTCATGAGAAGTGAGTACGTCTTGGCgccgcatgtgtgtgtgtgtgtgcgtgtgtgtgtgtgtgtgtgtgtgtgtggaggggggcTCACCTTCTCGGCAAGCGTGAGAACGGTCCTGGCGTGAATCACGACCACCTGCTCTTCGTGGCTCAGATTCTACAGAACGACAGCCAAACACTGAGCGATACCTACTCCTCCCGCCAAAGCGACATCTCGAGCAAACGCCGACAGACGGCGGGCGCCAGGTTGGATACGGAACAAGCTCCACCTACACTTACGGCGTTATCTCCCAGGATGTCCAACTTTTTCATCAGATCACTGATGACAATATCCTGGTGAAAGACGAGAGCGAGCTGACGGCACACGGAAGGAGCCGCGTGACGCCGGCCGTACGTACGGTCACGCCCTCCGCCTCGCAGTGGATCTGCAACGGGCTGAGGCTGTCTGGGAAATGGAGTTGCTGGAACTTGATGCCAGGGGACCACCACTCTCTCTCCTGGAGGCGAAAAAGGATTTTGTCAGATGCCGTCAAGACGGTGTCTACGTGCGCCGCCCTGCGCCGCCCTGCGCCGCCCTGCGCCGCCCTGCGCCGCCCTGCGCCGCCCTGCGCCGCCCTGCGCCGCCCTGCGCCGCCCTGCGCCGCCCTGCGCCGCCCGATCCGGTCACCTCCAGCTCCAAGATTCGGAACTCCAGCAGTTCGTTTTGGTCTCTGGCGTCCTGGATGTCATCACGCAGACGCGCTTCTTCTGCCTCCATCTGCTTCACCTAGAAAGCGGCCAGGCAAAGAGATTCAGGACGGCTCCAACAAATGTTCCAGAGGCGTGGCAGGAGGAGCAATCGGTCCTCCTTTTTTTGGGTGAAGGGGGCCCCCGAGCAATTGGGCATTCCCTGTGAGGACCGTCGTGACTGCGTAGCTATCAGAATGTACGACCGCCTTAATGTATCGCGTCCACACAAAATATGAGACCAGACCGGCTTTAGGGTTAGCCTCCAAATTCTAAGCCAATGAAAGACTGCTGTGGAACTGCAATTACTTCGCATTTCCAAGCGACGATGACGACAATCTGGAATTTTGAAACCGTGCCATCCAAGAAAAGCAAAAGGGATGCAGATGGGGCCAGATTTGCAAGAAGATGGGGCGAGTCGGGTCTGGTTCCCCAGGCGTGGAGTTTGAACACTGCACCCGGGTAGCATATTGGGGTTTCCCAGTTAGGCTTAGGGTTAGCTGCGACTTGAGGGAAGAAGACCCAAGTAGAAGTGATGGCGAGCTAAAGAGgttccttttatttattttttgggttccTGGGAACACGTAAACAACAAGTTCAAACTTCTACGAGAGGGAAAAAAGTAAGAAAGAGAAGAGATCGACCTTTTCCATCAACTGCTGGTTCCTCTGGTACAACAACTGCTTCTCCTCCACCCACTTGACATCCTAGAGGACGATCAAGATGGTACAGCCGGCCTTCGTACGGCAGCGGCGCGTGCTTACCTGGCCTTGTTGCGTCAGGGCCGCCTCCAGATCTGTTACTCTGCTTTGACTTTGACTGATTTCAGCCACCAATTGTTCTCTGGTCTGGGAAGGAGGAACCCAGAGTGAACGAACTTTGGCTGCCTTAGCAATATGTACACCTCttttaaggggggggggggcggggttgCTTTTCACCTTTATCTCCTTCTCGGCGTCGTATATCCCCCCGCTGGTCTCGGTTAGCAGAGCGTAAGCTCGTTGCAGCGCTTGGTACTCTTGCGTCAGCTGGCGGTAGCGAAGCTCCGCCTCCTCGCCAACGCACACCTGCAAGACACGACTAATACCAGAATCGGTAGCACCAGAAGTAAACCTAACCCGACTTCATCGCCAGAGATAATGGAATTCCAACCAGGCGACCGGAGCTACTTTTTAACGCCCGGAGGCGTACGAGTCACAAGGAACGGCAGAGCGCGCGTACCTCTTCGGGTTCCGTGTCGGGGCTTTTGTCGGTACGGAAAGACGGGGACGATCCGTCGGAATCCGCAGACacgttgtcgtcgtcgtcgtatCCGTAAAACGTTTCTATCACCTGCGAACACGcgcagtagatgtcggcaaagtaacgtttactatttgttggttattttctgttttgcagtaagaaaacaaacattagtGGAAGAATCAATTCCTgattgcttttgattcatacagtatctcaaaaataccacgtgcgactgtttttcttaagattttctcttcaaagtaacacatttgtactccctattaaaaacgtgaatatggaggtgaaaattgtaagtcgggggggggcagcttatacacgagaaatagtaaaattcaacgattttaaaggCAATTTCAAGCGTGCGGCTTAAacgcggggcggcttatatgccggtaaataggttagttaaattgtctgtgctgagtcggttggaagaaaaacctgcaacgacagcggccctcgaggaccagattGCCCAGGTGTGCACTAGGGACAAGGGACAATACACTTGCGCACACGACACCAAAAACGAAACAACAAATCCAATAGATGGAGGGCAGTGCACCGAGCCAATGACAGGTAaagtcaaaatgaaaaataaaagtaaggGCAGTGGTCTCACCCGGCTCGATCGCACGGCTCGTTTCCTCCCGGACGAATCTTGACGTCCGTACCGCAAGGAGAAATCTCGCTCCTGTCGGCAGATAGGGCGATAGGGTTGGGACCTTTGCCCAGAAAGGTCACGGCATCTGCTTTAGCCAGCCAACTTACGGTGACGTTTTCGACACACGGCCCCGTTTCCAGAGCCTGTAAAAGATTCGGAAATTCTCTCAGAGCGTCGGACAAGTCCATCAATGCTAAGGAAGGCGGAAAGGCCGGGGGACCTTAGACAAGTCATCGATGACGTGTTGCTGTTCCAAAACTTGAAGGCGTAGAAAGTCCATTTCGCAGTCCTGCCAATCGCGCCTGCCGCTGCAGTGGCGGCGGCGGTCCAAGTCATTGAGCGAACTGGGCCTCCTCTGCGGAGAACAAGCCTTCTCCGCTGACTTATTGGCGACTGACCCTAACGCTCTCACCTTCCTTTTGGGCGCCGGCTGGACGGGCGGACTTACCACGGTGGACATCtccatgttctcctgcgtgacAAAGCGCAGTTTGTTTTCAAGGCGACTCAGCATGAGCGACAGCTCTTCATTCTTCCTGCTCACGCGCTTGTTTTTGTCCAGAAGGGGAACAAATTGACTTTCCGTTTCTCTCAGTCGCTTCAGCTACAGGGAACGGGCGGGAGGAGGCGGGTGAGACGCGCACCGGCGCGACCTCCGTCGGCTCCTCCGCTCCaaacggcgacggcgacggcgagcCGATTACCAGTTCGTTCCGTTCCTCAGACAGCAGAGCGTTTCGATCCTCCAGTTTCCTGACGACGGCGCCCAGCTCGGCGATTTTCAGCCGAGAGCGTCGCCCGTCTCGATCCTCCTGGGACTGCAGGCACACACAAATAGGCGCGGCGCCTCGTCACGTCCGCCGGAGACACGTGGTCTCCGGACACCTCCGTCGCCTTGGAGCAGCAGAGCAAGGCGCTACGTGAGCGAGCCGCTGACGTCTCCTCCGGTGACGCCGAAGCCTTACCCTTACCGTCCGAGGGGGGTCGCCGAGGTCGGCGACGTGTCCGGGGTGCTTGAATCCCGCCCTCTGCGCGTCTCTCAGGGCTGCGATTTGCTGCTCGGCTGCCTGAGTCTGCAGTTGGAGACGGTGGGCGTGGCCGGCCTGCAGCCCCAGCGCTTTGTCCAACACGCTGACCGCTCTGTCCTTGAGCTTGATCTCATCCATCtgggggaagaagaaaaaaaaaataaaaaaaggtgtcGTTTTACCTCCCGAGAGAGCCGAGCGACGATACTCCACGAGTTCTTGGACGCCTTGCCCCGAAATCCTGCCCGACCCCACAACCCTCCCCCGCCATAGTTCAACTCAGGTGAGCGCGTACCAGTCGACGGACCTCCCTCTCGCAGTCCCTCTTGGTTCTATTCAGCTCCTCCTGATGAGTGGACCGAAGCTCGGCCGCTCGGGACTGGTCGGCCTGCCGGGCCGTGGCCAAAGCTTCTTCGGCGCTCCTCTTGGCGCCGCTCTGCTCCCGGAGCTCCCGCTGGAGGTGACGTCGCTCGGCCTCCCAGGTCCCTCGCGTCTCCTCTGCCTCTGCCAGCAAGGCGCTCCTCAGCTGAAGGAGCGCAAAGACGCAGATGGGATCAAACCGCCGGTCCACCGCCGGTCCGCGGCCGCCCGGGGGAGGCAGGGTGGGGTGAATCGGAATAAGCGGGGTGGGTCGGAGACAGGGTTAGGATGGGAAAAAGCGGGCGGACGAGACCAAGTCGAGCGGGTGGCCAGATCACCTTATCCGGGGAGCCGTCCCTCAGCGACAGGAGCGAAGCGTTGAGTCGCTGAATCTCTCCGTCTTTGATTTTGATCACTCTCATCAACTCCATCTCGTGCTGCCGTAGTAGCGTCTCCCGGGTAACGGCCAACTCTTTTTGCTTCTCCTCGTGGAGTTTGCTTCTGAGTTCCGTCATGGCGATGGCGGCGCGGCGATGCTCTACCCTCAGCTCCTCACTCTTCTCTCTCTCCATACGGCTGACCTGACGTGGCGCAGACGGTGCGACTTGATGCACGCTTAGTTGGTTTGCCGGCCTTTGAGGGCTTCACCTTGTTCTTCTCCCGCTGAAGTTCTAACTGGATGGCCATCAGTTTGGCTCTCAGCTCTTCGTTGGCAGCttgaacggcggcggcggcgtcagcTCTCTCCCCCTTGCTCCGCCCTCCTGCGCTTCGTTTGGACATTTGGACCGGGATCGGTGTCGTCGCTCGTCAGTCGGGGAAAGGCAACATTTGTACCTGCGGACATGAAACGCAcattcgccgccgccgccactcgCAATTGACTTGGCCTGCACCTTTCCTCTGCCAATCGGGAGTGGGGGTGCAGGGCAAACTCTGACGGAGTGATTAATGTCCAATCGCATTCTACGCGTGTAGAGCTGCGACGTCCGGAAGGTCACCAAAGCTCGCTTCCGGGTTGACCAACTCATCTAATTGGATGAATGTCAAGTGAGCAGCACATGGAAACGATCACAGTACGGCGACCACGTGCAAGTACTTGCAATGGAAAGCCATATATTTTGACAAAAGGGAATATATCATAAAGCAGCCCGgcggagcaagtggttagcgcgtgagcctcacagctctttggtcctgggttcacatcaaggtcggtccaccagtgtggagtttggatgttctccacgggcttgCGTGCGTTTCaaccaggtactctggtttcctcccacattccaaaagacatggtaagctgattggacactctaaattgccccttggtatgggtgtgagtgtgcatggttctcctttgtctccttgtgccctgcgatctggccaccgattcagggtgtcctccgcctctgtccaggagtcagctaggataggctccagc
It contains:
- the jakmip3 gene encoding janus kinase and microtubule-interacting protein 3 isoform X3 — its product is MSKRSAGGRSKGERADAAAAVQAANEELRAKLMAIQLELQREKNKVSRMEREKSEELRVEHRRAAIAMTELRSKLHEEKQKELAVTRETLLRQHEMELMRVIKIKDGEIQRLNASLLSLRDGSPDKLRSALLAEAEETRGTWEAERRHLQRELREQSGAKRSAEEALATARQADQSRAAELRSTHQEELNRTKRDCEREVRRLMDEIKLKDRAVSVLDKALGLQAGHAHRLQLQTQAAEQQIAALRDAQRAGFKHPGHVADLGDPPRTSQEDRDGRRSRLKIAELGAVVRKLEDRNALLSEERNELLKRLRETESQFVPLLDKNKRVSRKNEELSLMLSRLENKLRFVTQENMEMSTVACSPQRRPSSLNDLDRRRHCSGRRDWQDCEMDFLRLQVLEQQHVIDDLSKALETGPCVENVTERDFSLRYGRQDSSGRKRAVRSSRVIETFYGYDDDDNVSADSDGSSPSFRTDKSPDTEPEEVCVGEEAELRYRQLTQEYQALQRAYALLTETSGGIYDAEKEIKTREQLVAEISQSQSRVTDLEAALTQQGQDVKWVEEKQLLYQRNQQLMEKVKQMEAEEARLRDDIQDARDQNELLEFRILELEEREWWSPGIKFQQLHFPDSLSPLQIHCEAEGVTDIVISDLMKKLDILGDNAVSNLSHEEQVVVIHARTVLTLAEKWLESIQVTKTALRQKMLDIESEKDLFCKQKGYLDDELDFRKRSTDEAHKRILELEAMLYEVLLQQGQSGTDGREVKDAGVNEVMTDEQREVLRSATDQWKRAVMVELRERDAQILKERMELLQVTQQRNKDLEEFIEAQRRQIKELEEKFLFLFLFFSLAFILWS
- the jakmip3 gene encoding janus kinase and microtubule-interacting protein 3 isoform X2; this translates as MSKRSAGGRSKGERADAAAAVQAANEELRAKLMAIQLELQREKNKVSRMEREKSEELRVEHRRAAIAMTELRSKLHEEKQKELAVTRETLLRQHEMELMRVIKIKDGEIQRLNASLLSLRDGSPDKLRSALLAEAEETRGTWEAERRHLQRELREQSGAKRSAEEALATARQADQSRAAELRSTHQEELNRTKRDCEREVRRLMDEIKLKDRAVSVLDKALGLQAGHAHRLQLQTQAAEQQIAALRDAQRAGFKHPGHVADLGDPPRTVRSQEDRDGRRSRLKIAELGAVVRKLEDRNALLSEERNELLKRLRETESQFVPLLDKNKRVSRKNEELSLMLSRLENKLRFVTQENMEMSTVACSPQRRPSSLNDLDRRRHCSGRRDWQDCEMDFLRLQVLEQQHVIDDLSKALETGPCVENVTERDFSLRYGRQDSSGRKRAVRSSRVIETFYGYDDDDNVSADSDGSSPSFRTDKSPDTEPEEVCVGEEAELRYRQLTQEYQALQRAYALLTETSGGIYDAEKEIKTREQLVAEISQSQSRVTDLEAALTQQGQDVKWVEEKQLLYQRNQQLMEKVKQMEAEEARLRDDIQDARDQNELLEFRILELEEREWWSPGIKFQQLHFPDSLSPLQIHCEAEGVTDIVISDLMKKLDILGDNANLSHEEQVVVIHARTVLTLAEKWLESIQVTKTALRQKMLDIESEKDLFCKQKGYLDDELDFRKRSTDEAHKRILELEAMLYEVLLQQGQSGTDGREVKDAGVNEVMTDEQREVLRSATDQWKRAVMVELRERDAQILKERMELLQVTQQRNKDLEEFIEAQRRQIKELEEKFLFLFLFFSLAFILWS